The genomic interval AATCttgtataaataatttcaaCTAATAATATGTGTATATATCTTTACTAATATGAGTAAGAAAAAAAGGTATGTaaagttaatattaaataatcacttatagtttaaattatattgtaACAGGTTAAAATAAAGGGGTTCAATGAATTATAACTttggttttcaattttagtatatttatatttaattaaaactctccattagtaaaatttatttttttagtgaatttataaaaataaattaaagagatAAATACAATATAAGTactatcaaatattttaaaatctatagGCACTTTGCATTAGTAGCACTTTGAATAAAACAAGTAACAAATGAAcaaattaatcatcacatttttAACACTACAGATATCAATCATTGAACTCATTCAATTATTCCTTAAAACTTGCCAAATATAGTATCAAACACTAAAATCTCGAAATCAATTAAGTTTgaataacaaaatagaataataaGTCTTAACTGAACCAATTAAAAATTTGACTAGACAATTGAAATTCCATGTTGTTACTCTGAGGTGGCAAGAAGTTCAAATTTGATTCAGCATCAATTGttgacaaaatattaaaatttgattccACTTGTGAATTTTTGATCTTATGAGAAGcaatttgagtttgaattttgGCCAGCTCAACTTCTGTATCATGGATTTGTTGATACAATTTAGAGATAATTCCAACACATCCATAAACAGGATCTTGAATCCTACATTGTGCTTCTACATACAAAGTATTAGCAGCTTGTTCTCGTACATAACAAGGGAGTTGCTGCAACATTAAAATTCCACACTCAGATTACAAATTTGTTtgttaaaaattacaataaaaaataattaaaaaaaaaacaatcatttctttacatccatttgttaccgtttttaaaaaataaaatagaatctgaaataatttaaaaattatttcaaaaatagtttcttaatttttttgtataattgattatttaaaatacattattttcattacaatgataaatataaaatagttgtGATTTTTAAGAATCTCTAAATTATAGAAagtcaaaatcatttttttaataatataaaacaaactagatactaaatattataatcatatatatatttttggcacGTACAACTAtcatgtattatttttatagtaaCATATACTAACATTTGTACGtacattagtaaaaaaatatattttatattacattATATGCTAATTCATATTACTATATATATGgatactaaaattattatttataagtaCCTGAAGCATTTTTCCAACATTGCTTCCACCATAGATTCTGTGAACATACTCAAATCTTTGAGGATCATTGGCAGGGAAATAAGGAGAGAAAATGCAATCAGGAGGACACCTTCTTCTTTGACTCTTGCAAGCTGCACACCTACCATAAATCATGATGttacaaaataaaatcttttctataaagaataaaaaatccAAACACAGAATCTGACACCAAAGAGAAAGATTTTATTCTTTTCTATATTTTTGCTCTAGTAAAGAAGAAGGAAATCTTATATAAAATCTGCTAAAAGatagtatatatatttgtattttaggaAATACTAACGGCTACATTTTTAATATGGCAATGCCAAGAAGAAAAGTTTTTGtattatgattttgaaatttgttcAAAGGCCATAAATTAAGgcaacaagaaaaaaatatgtgttAGGAATTCGAAATAGAATGAAAAAGGCAAGTAAGTAAATACTCACCTTGGCAGCATACTTTGTACACCATcttattaacttttaatattgattgtattgtttatatatatagtaagtatttaatcattcaaaaatttcaataaattgagaattaaaaactaaaattaagaaTATAGAATCCATTTACAAGTGTATAATCATATCTATCCCCTCTACTCAGTGCAATATGTTTGAGAATTTTCTGCTTGTCACCCTCCTATCTATATCTTTCACTCTCAATAGATTATTTTACTCtttgttatataaaaaattaattaactaatttcaaaattttcaaaattttgaaaactaaagttttaaaattttacatttcgaaactttcaacgaagatgaaattttcaaaaatttagaatttttctgaaatttttcaaatgtaaattttgtttcaaagtagttatattattttttttggattttcaatttcgaaaatttccttttctatttcaaaaatctttaatttttagaaatttccTATTATAGAGTTTCctatttctattttgaaatttttagaattttctatttcaaaaatattaactaaattttttatttatggaattttctatttcagaagtttcatattattcaaaaaaaaattttaaaaaaattgaaaaactgaaaattatgtttttaatgttttaaattaatcaaaaaaattcaaaagtttgaaatttttgaaatacaatttattgtatttgtaaaaatattttcaaagctTTCATCTTTAACAAAATTTCGAAAtacaaagttttgaaaattttaaaatttctaaatatagatttttagaaagttttgaaaatcaaattttaaaaatgtaattttacatttcgaagaagataaaaattttgaatgttttaaagttttagaattttactcaaatttttgaaatataaattttatttcaaaataattacattatcttttaagttttatatttgaaaataactaaatttctaaaatataaaaatttttattttagtaaaataagtaaaataatctttttaattatattggGGGTGGTAAGTAGAAAACCCGTCAAAAAATATAGGTGACAAAACCCAACCGGCCCAGTCGAAAAGAAATAATTACAGCCCAATTTTCCAGGTGATCCAACCCAGTTACCCAACACCCGTTCTGAATTTtgaccaaaaaaaaaacactaattctGAATATGCGAGTCAGTGATTGTGAAtctgtgaagaaaaaaaaaaaccacccTAGCAATCTAGCATCCCAATTTGCCCCTCAGAACAGAACacggaagaagaagaagaagaagaagaagaaagaaaaaaaagttctGGAATCTCGATTCATACAAAGCACTCCCGGCTCTTATTGGCTTCGAGTTCACCGGATAATGCAAACAGTGTAACTTGAACTAGTCGGTTTCCGGTAACTATAGATCACCACGCCACCAGTGAGTTTTGTATTATGTTTTCTTTACCTTattcttttgaatttattattttctgtGGTTTCTTCAATGTGGTGCATTTTGTATATGTCAGTGTCGATCGAAGAGTTGAAATCTGCTATGGAGGAACACGTTGAACTTATGTCAGATCTTGTTCAGAAAATCTCTTCCGAACTTCGTGCTGGCCTTCGCCCTGCTTACGATAATTTTTTAGGTTTCTTTCATGCCATTGATTGGAAGGTATTCCTCTCCCTCCAATTTTGCAacactttcttttttatttttctctatctcCTTTTTTTTAGTGCTTCTTTAATTATCATTGAGTTGAAGGAggtgttttcaattttattttttcatttatttgctTGTTTGAACTGTTTGTAATACCATTTTCTTGGATCTTGCTTTCTGATATTGGATATGGGAGGAGAAACAATCACATGATATTTGACTGGTGGAATGACCATAGGTGGATGA from Cicer arietinum cultivar CDC Frontier isolate Library 1 chromosome 5, Cicar.CDCFrontier_v2.0, whole genome shotgun sequence carries:
- the LOC101508147 gene encoding LOB domain-containing protein 23-like — encoded protein: MIYGRCAACKSQRRRCPPDCIFSPYFPANDPQRFEYVHRIYGGSNVGKMLQQLPCYVREQAANTLYVEAQCRIQDPVYGCVGIISKLYQQIHDTEVELAKIQTQIASHKIKNSQVESNFNILSTIDAESNLNFLPPQSNNMEFQLSSQIFNWFS